In Paenibacillus sp. 1781tsa1, one DNA window encodes the following:
- a CDS encoding phosphotransferase: MMSNNHLTREELQDYVYNVFGAGYHITQSARIHGGAQKVIYKIDCTNGFTCMLYVWDISSNYFQEEILNEPTFHSSYGSELFSLNTRFLAQHGIRTPTLYDLNNDRDQHSYDFALVEYVNGQKAETYFKHENHKDRDELFQRIRDMLSNMHNIQRNVYGNTNDISKKAGPCYQVQRLDAESALSYASKHMTDIRKNDERLLEKLYELEAAIQPRDLYSFIHGELGPDHIWIDHAMQPCLIDIDGAGFFDLEHEHSFLEFRFGDFYHYLKNKDLDPDRMTFYRFCHHLSLISGGLKLLHRQFPDQQFARGLAEYHARCAVQMLS, translated from the coding sequence ATGATGTCCAACAACCATCTTACTCGTGAAGAATTACAGGATTATGTGTACAATGTATTTGGTGCTGGTTACCACATAACGCAAAGCGCAAGAATTCATGGAGGCGCACAAAAAGTCATTTACAAAATTGACTGCACGAATGGTTTCACTTGTATGCTGTACGTTTGGGATATTTCCAGCAACTATTTTCAGGAAGAGATCTTGAATGAACCCACTTTCCACAGTTCCTATGGCAGCGAACTTTTCTCTTTGAATACTCGCTTTCTCGCTCAACATGGAATCCGAACGCCGACCTTATATGATCTAAATAACGATAGAGACCAGCACTCTTATGATTTTGCTCTTGTTGAGTATGTGAATGGACAGAAAGCCGAAACCTATTTCAAGCATGAAAATCACAAAGATAGGGATGAGTTGTTTCAACGGATCAGGGATATGTTGTCTAATATGCATAACATCCAAAGAAACGTTTATGGAAACACCAACGATATCAGCAAAAAGGCTGGGCCTTGCTACCAAGTTCAGCGGTTAGATGCCGAATCAGCCTTATCCTATGCATCCAAGCACATGACAGATATAAGGAAAAATGACGAAAGGCTGCTTGAAAAACTTTACGAATTGGAAGCAGCCATTCAACCCAGAGATCTCTATAGTTTCATTCATGGAGAGCTAGGTCCGGATCATATATGGATAGATCATGCGATGCAACCATGCCTTATTGATATTGATGGCGCAGGATTCTTCGATCTCGAACATGAGCATAGCTTTCTGGAGTTTCGATTTGGAGACTTTTATCACTATTTAAAAAATAAGGATCTCGACCCGGATCGGATGACATTTTATCGATTTTGCCATCATTTGTCCCTGATATCAGGAGGATTGAAACTGCTTCACAGGCAATTCCCCGATCAGCAATTCGCTAGGGGTCTCGCGGAGTATCATGCCAGATGTGCAGTTCAGATGCTTTCCTGA
- a CDS encoding ankyrin repeat domain-containing protein: MCSSDAFLNMDISLEGDLSMEFIHEEEKLAVSVIQAIHTGDIPTLEQLLAENPGLANIRILERKPDNVDADSSISRTLLHVVTDWPGHFPNGADAVRVLTKFGAEVNAPFVGPNIETPLHWAASSNDVQVLDALLDAGADIETPGAVIACGTPLDDAIAFAQWDTARRLVERGAIFALWHAAALGDIHALQEHFKGAKLPERYPWGTSTSPSPPDAVTVAFWCACHGGQRETAECLLDQGAELNWIASWDGMTPLDTAKRHRWVELIPWLENQGAKSAGEIHR, encoded by the coding sequence ATGTGCAGTTCAGATGCTTTCCTGAATATGGATATAAGCCTGGAAGGAGATTTGAGCATGGAGTTTATTCACGAAGAAGAAAAACTTGCAGTGAGCGTTATTCAAGCCATTCACACTGGAGATATTCCAACGTTAGAGCAACTGCTGGCAGAGAATCCGGGATTGGCAAACATAAGAATATTGGAAAGAAAGCCTGACAACGTAGATGCAGACTCCAGTATCTCTCGAACGCTGCTGCACGTGGTGACGGATTGGCCGGGACACTTCCCTAATGGAGCGGATGCCGTGCGAGTATTGACTAAGTTCGGTGCGGAAGTGAACGCTCCTTTTGTCGGTCCAAATATTGAAACACCTTTGCATTGGGCTGCAAGCTCCAATGACGTTCAAGTGCTCGATGCCCTTCTTGATGCTGGCGCAGACATTGAAACGCCTGGCGCGGTGATCGCCTGTGGCACGCCGCTGGACGATGCTATTGCTTTTGCACAATGGGATACAGCACGGCGCTTAGTTGAACGCGGTGCAATCTTTGCCCTTTGGCATGCTGCCGCCCTTGGAGATATTCACGCCCTACAAGAACATTTTAAAGGAGCCAAACTCCCGGAACGTTATCCTTGGGGAACAAGCACCTCCCCTTCTCCTCCCGATGCAGTAACCGTTGCCTTCTGGTGTGCTTGCCATGGAGGTCAAAGAGAAACAGCCGAATGCCTTCTTGACCAAGGCGCCGAACTGAACTGGATAGCCAGCTGGGATGGAATGACTCCACTGGACACAGCCAAACGACATAGATGGGTTGAACTGATCCCGTGGCTTGAGAATCAAGGTGCCAAATCTGCTGGCGAGATCCACAGGTAG